From the Manihot esculenta cultivar AM560-2 chromosome 3, M.esculenta_v8, whole genome shotgun sequence genome, one window contains:
- the LOC110612369 gene encoding protein RGF1 INDUCIBLE TRANSCRIPTION FACTOR 1 encodes MVRENRYKYNTSSVGGGNGEAEAGGGSGGDGGGGGNQLMMSSNTIKPAWLEGLMAETFFGGCGVHENRRKNEKNIFCLLCCLSICPHCLFSHRSHPLLQVRRYVYHDVVRLGDLEKLIDCSYIQPYTINSAKVIFLNQRPQSRSYKGSANVCFSCDRILQEPFNFCSLSCKVDHSVEQEEDLSAILYRIDESEFEFSELEGLRMDSSETIDEDSHIVEEQVQFRGSSCSNDIIINSGILKESEVPQRKQKGGSGFLPGFVLSLSSRRKSAPHRAPLS; translated from the exons ATGGTCAGAGAGAATAGGTACAAGTACAACACATCATCAGTTGGCGGTGGAAATGGAGAAGCAGAAGCAGGTGGTGGTAGTGGTGGTGATGGTGGTGGCGGTGGTAATCAGTTGATGATGAGTAGTAATACCATTAAGCCTGCATGGCTAGAAGGATTAATGGCGGAGACTTTCTTTGGTGGTTGTGGGGTCCATGAGAATCGTAGGAAGAATGAGAAGAACATCTTTTGCTTGCTTTGTTGCCTTAGTATTTGTCCTCACTGCCTCTTTTCTCATCGTTCTCATCCTCTTCTTCAG GTGAGAAGATATGTTTATCATGATGTTGTAAGACTGGGAGATCTTGAGAAGCTTATTGATTGTTCTTATATTCAG CCCTATACTATAAACAGTGCTAAAGTGATATTCTTGAATCAGAGACCACAGTCAAGGTCTTATAAGGGCTCTGCCAATGTATGCTTCAGTTGTGACAGGATTCTCCAAGAGCCATTCAACTTCTGTTCTCTGTCCTGCAAG GTTGATCACTCGGTGGAACAAGAAGAGGACCTCTCTGCCATTTTATACAGAATTGATGAATCGGAGTTTGAATTTTCAGAACTGGAAGGACTGAGAATGGACAGCTCTGAGACAATTGATGAAGATAGTCACATTGTAGAGGAGCAAGTGCAATTCAGAGGCTCATCATGCTCCAATGACATCATCATCAATTCTGGAATTTTGAAGGAATCCGAGGTCCCACAAAGGAAGCAGAAAGGAGGAAGTGGTTTCCTTCCAGGGTTTGTGCTTTCATTGAGCAGCAGAAGAAAGAGTGCTCCTCATAGGGCTCCCCTCTCTTGA
- the LOC110611299 gene encoding protein SUPPRESSOR OF FRI 4 — MGKKKKRVSSKVWCYYCDREFDDEKILVQHQKAKHFKCHVCHKKLSTAGGMAIHVLQVHKESVTKVPNAKPGRESTDIEIYGMQGIPPDILAAHYGEEEEEAPSKVAKVDVPSAPLVGGVVPGSLGVGYSPQTLGGIQPIYNSAVPVPPAGWPLPPRPQPWFPQPPAVSIPPPAPVGYAQQPLFPVQNVRPPLPSSTAPAQVAPPGLPSSAPPIPVSQPLFPVVNNNLPQSSPFSAPLPSPNISSSSPAEVKGSVDVHSGANSSLTTSFHTSIPGGTLANSHSYASGPNTGGPSIGPPPVIANKAPATQAAANEVYLVWDDEAMSMEERRMSLARYQVHDETSQMSSIDAAIDRRILESRLAGRMAF, encoded by the exons AtgggaaagaagaagaagagagtatCGTCGAAGGTGTGGTGCTATTACTGTGATCGTGAATTCGATGACGAGAAGATTCTAGTGCAGCATCAAAAGGCCAAGCACTTCAAGTGTCATGTCTGTCACAAGAAGCTCTCCACTGCTGGTGGGATGGCCATCCATGTCCTCCAGGTTCACAAAGAGAGCGTCACCAA GGTTCCCAACGCAAAGCCTGGAAGAGAATCAACTGATATTGAAATATACGGCATGCAAGGGATCCCACCGGATATCTTAGCTGCACACTATGGAGAAGAAG AAGAAGAGGCACCGTCAAAAGTTGCCAAAGTGGATGTTCCATCTGCTCCGCTCGTTGGTGGTGTAGTGCCAGGATCATTGGGTGTTGGATATTCTCCACAAACTTTAGGTGGAATACAGCCAAT TTACAATTCTGCTGTGCCAGTCCCTCCTGCTGGTTGGCCACTTCCTCCTCGGCCACAGCCATGGTTCCCACAACCTCCTGCTGTTTCAATTCCACCTCCTGCTCCAGTTGGATATGCACAACAGCCATTGTTTCCAGTGCAAAATGTAAGGCCTCCTCTGCCCTCATCTACAGCACCTGCACAAGTGGCTCCTCCTGGACTGCCTTCATCTGCACCGCCTATTCCTGTCTCACAACCATTATTTCCTGTTGTTAACAATAATTTGCCTCAAAGTTCACCATTTTCTGCTCCTTTGCCTTCACCAAATATTTCATCAAGCTCGCCTGCAGAAGTTAAGGGTTCTGTGGATGTGCATTCAGGAGCTAACAGTTCTCTGACAACTAGCTTCCATACAAGTATTCCAG GGGGGACATTAGCCAATTCACATTCATATGCCTCTGGTCCAAATACTGGTGGGCCTTCTATTGGACCACCCCCTGTAATTGCTAACAAAGCTCCTGCAACCCAAGCAGCTGCTAATGAGGTCTATTTAGTTTGGGATGATGAGGCAATGTCCATG gaGGAAAGAAGAATGTCCTTAGCAAGGTATCAGGTGCATGATGAAACTAGCCAG ATGAGTTCAATTGATGCGGCCATTGACAGAAGGATACTGGAAAGCAGGCTTGCTGGTCGAATGGCATTTTAG